ATACGCAATCACAACAAACGGACTATGCGGGCAAATTCATTAACGTACACCAAGGCACCAGAAGAACGTGGCACTCCGAGGCAATTAAGGATGATAAGCGTACCAGGTTGAAAATATTCTTTTTTGGCGGGTCGACTTTGTGGGGGCTTGGATCTGGGGACGACTTCACCATTCCCTCCCTTGTCGCCAAAATGTTAGCCGAAAATGGAATCAGCGCCGACGTCACAAATTATGCAGTCATTGGGGATGTAACGACCCAAAGCTTGATTCGCCTCGTTCTCGAATTGAGAAAGCGGAATGTTCCTGATTTGGTGGTCTTTTACGGCGGATCGGTTGAGGCTTTCTCCGCTTGTTATGAAGGAGAACCGGGCGTTCCGCTTGGCAACTCAAACCTCGAAAAAAGGCCTCCAAAAAAGGAGGCAAAAGCGCGCATAAGTATAAGATTAGAAAACTTCGCGCTGATAAGACTGCTCACCGGCAAACCACAGCTCGCTGGGTGCTCGAAAAAATTGGACGTGTTGTCTGACGGAGCTCTAGATGTCTATCTAGGGAATGTTCGGTTTATAGAGGCTATTTCAAGGAGCTTATCCTTTAAAACATTATTCTACCTTGAGCCTCAGCTGTCTGATAAAACACACAGGACAAAATATGAAGAGGATCAGCTTTTAAAATCAGAGAAACGGCTTCCAGGAAAAAACGATCTTTACTCTCTGATGAGAAGCAAGTTGGTCAAGAGAGAAGATGAGAGTTTGGAGCAAAACCTGTTTCATGACTTGCGTACTATCTTTGCCGATGTTGCCAGCCCAATTTACATGGACGGCGGGCATTATGGCGAGGATGGAAATGATCGGATATCTCGGAGAATTACAGCCGATATATTGGCACTATATGCTCCCGTGAAGTGAACAACAGAGCTGGTCCCCGTTGTCTGAACAGAGTTTTCAGCGCACCGCTCGGCGCTCATGGCCAAGAACAGCCGCCGGCACCACGGCATCCACCACCGCCGCCACACCCTGTACGTCTTCTTCAATAACCGCCTGCTGCTTCTCGCAACAGACGTCGCCAGCTGAACAACTGGTGCGGCGACAATCCATGTCGTCGCGCTACCGAACAGACCGAGTTGCCGCTCGCTACGATGACGACCAACTGGTTGTCTGGCCGCTCGCGTCGAGATGATCTTGGCGGATTTCGAACAACGCCAAGATCGCTATAGGGATGTCAGGCCTCGGCGATGAGGCTGGTGCGATGAAGGGCGGCAGTCCGTATCGAGCTTGTTAGTTGCTCGGGAAAGTCCCTAGGAAGGGCTTTGAGCACATCGTTAAACGCTGTTTCGAACGTTTCTGCGAGATCCTTGAAGATGGAGCGTACGACGGCAAGCCCGACGCCGGAAATCTCGGCCGTCTGTATGAAATGCCGAGGTAGGATTTCATTCACGGTGTAGTGTCGGCTCTTGCCGACCGACATCGCAAGCTTAAGTACCTTGGGTTGAATTTGCTTTGCGTCAAGACTGGGTTGTGCACTGAGCACATCATAAAGTGGTGTCAGACGAAAGCGGCCTCCGGGGCCGAGAAAGACGCTGAAATTCTTGGCGTGACCGTCAGTTGCTCCAATCAGCCAGAACACGATGCTCGCACGGAGCAACATCGTGAGATCTTGAGTTGGTGCATCGCTTCCTTTCAGCAGCTCCAGAATGTCCTTTAGTCCGGGCCCGCCATCCGACTGATATTTTCTGGTCGGCGGGACCGACAACGCTTGGCAGCAATCCTCCTGGGGCAGGCGCAGTAATCGCTTGTCGCTTGTCCAGCGGCGATCAAAACGCTCGACAACGAGCGTCCGGCGGCCTCCAGACTTAGTCATCTCGACGTTCGCTGCCGGGATACCAAGAGCTGAAATGAGTTTGAGGCAGAAGAATTCGTTCTCGACGCTGTTTGAGAGATCGATGCCGTTCGGCAAGCGGCCCATTTGCGGCTTCAGGATATGGGTGGTGGCGGTGGTCCCCACCGGTTTGTACCATTTGCCGTCCTGGCGCAGCAAAGCGGTCTTTTCCTGCGCACCGGCGATGGAGATTCGAAAATCTTCGTCCTCATCGAGACCGAGCGGAGCCGTCGCCAGATTTTGAATGATATGCGCGACTTCATCGTCACTGATGAGCTTG
This portion of the Bradyrhizobium diazoefficiens genome encodes:
- a CDS encoding SGNH/GDSL hydrolase family protein is translated as MEADALLKTAAVRTRVVRLTALLNEIWAILGVALLLLTTLEVSLTSYYERADKRERQSAAKAAANSGVYANPYLAEEYFKELTDAKARVWASYTQSQQTDYAGKFINVHQGTRRTWHSEAIKDDKRTRLKIFFFGGSTLWGLGSGDDFTIPSLVAKMLAENGISADVTNYAVIGDVTTQSLIRLVLELRKRNVPDLVVFYGGSVEAFSACYEGEPGVPLGNSNLEKRPPKKEAKARISIRLENFALIRLLTGKPQLAGCSKKLDVLSDGALDVYLGNVRFIEAISRSLSFKTLFYLEPQLSDKTHRTKYEEDQLLKSEKRLPGKNDLYSLMRSKLVKREDESLEQNLFHDLRTIFADVASPIYMDGGHYGEDGNDRISRRITADILALYAPVK
- a CDS encoding type II toxin-antitoxin system HipA family toxin, which translates into the protein MPRPKANAPLNVFVNGRLVGVLKRESSGAIDFRYDAQWLSWQSTFPISLSLPLREDRYIGAPVINVFDNLLPDSEQIRRRVAERVGATGTDAYSMLSALGHDCVGALQFLPEGIDPGPAGKIEGKLISDDEVAHIIQNLATAPLGLDEDEDFRISIAGAQEKTALLRQDGKWYKPVGTTATTHILKPQMGRLPNGIDLSNSVENEFFCLKLISALGIPAANVEMTKSGGRRTLVVERFDRRWTSDKRLLRLPQEDCCQALSVPPTRKYQSDGGPGLKDILELLKGSDAPTQDLTMLLRASIVFWLIGATDGHAKNFSVFLGPGGRFRLTPLYDVLSAQPSLDAKQIQPKVLKLAMSVGKSRHYTVNEILPRHFIQTAEISGVGLAVVRSIFKDLAETFETAFNDVLKALPRDFPEQLTSSIRTAALHRTSLIAEA
- a CDS encoding transposase, yielding MVVIVASGNSVCSVARRHGLSPHQLFSWRRLLREAAGGY